One part of the Methylobacterium mesophilicum SR1.6/6 genome encodes these proteins:
- a CDS encoding GntR family transcriptional regulator has translation MNFVTGKTTSVRTAPRDEKRARKAVKGALDATVDQEDLPDLTLTDRAYQELEELITTLVLPPGMVLGEQNLVQRLGIGRTPIREALQRLARDGLVVVMPRRGILVSDINIRTQLRLLETRRVLERLIARLAAERSTKEEREVFAGLAQDMREAATASDDLAFMRLDRQFNDLIATASRNEFAVRALESMAGLSRRFWYQHYKQAADLPLAANLHADVCEAVARRDVDAAGAASDNLVDYIESFARKTLDV, from the coding sequence ATGAACTTCGTGACCGGGAAGACGACGTCGGTCCGAACTGCACCACGTGACGAGAAGAGGGCGAGGAAGGCCGTGAAGGGGGCGCTCGACGCGACCGTCGACCAGGAAGACCTGCCCGATCTGACGCTCACGGACCGAGCCTATCAAGAATTGGAGGAGCTGATCACGACGCTCGTCCTCCCGCCCGGCATGGTGCTCGGCGAGCAGAACCTGGTTCAGCGCCTCGGGATCGGCCGCACCCCGATTCGGGAAGCCCTGCAGCGTCTCGCCCGCGACGGCCTCGTCGTGGTCATGCCGAGGCGCGGCATCCTCGTCTCCGACATCAACATACGCACCCAGCTGCGCCTGCTGGAGACCCGCCGCGTGCTGGAGCGCCTGATCGCCCGCCTCGCCGCGGAACGGTCCACCAAGGAAGAGCGAGAAGTCTTCGCCGGCCTCGCGCAGGACATGCGCGAGGCGGCCACGGCGTCGGACGACCTGGCGTTCATGCGCCTCGACCGTCAATTCAACGACCTGATCGCGACGGCCTCGCGCAACGAGTTCGCGGTGCGCGCGCTGGAGAGCATGGCGGGCCTGTCCCGGCGTTTCTGGTACCAGCACTACAAGCAGGCCGCCGATCTGCCGCTGGCCGCAAACCTCCACGCCGACGTCTGCGAGGCGGTCGCGCGCCGTGACGTCGATGCCGCCGGCGCCGCCTCGGACAATCTCGTCGACTACATCGAGAGCTTCGCCCGCAAGACCCTCGACGTCTAG
- a CDS encoding DUF6166 domain-containing protein, with protein sequence MNKVYVGDRTIDGIVVTVDGEPLEEKTDTKCYSRNGFEWSYEGPEPSQLAYALLVDHLGDTVEAERLQPQFMRSVVANFQNEWEMTTADIDRVLQRLC encoded by the coding sequence GTGAACAAGGTCTACGTGGGGGACCGCACCATCGACGGGATCGTCGTCACCGTCGACGGCGAACCGCTCGAGGAAAAGACCGATACGAAGTGCTACTCGCGCAACGGCTTCGAGTGGAGTTACGAGGGGCCGGAGCCGTCGCAGCTCGCCTACGCGCTGCTCGTCGATCACCTCGGCGACACGGTTGAAGCCGAGCGCCTTCAGCCTCAGTTCATGCGCAGCGTCGTGGCCAACTTTCAGAACGAATGGGAGATGACGACGGCCGACATCGACCGCGTCCTGCAGCGCCTCTGTTAG
- a CDS encoding DUF6894 family protein → MGARRYRFHCTDGRDAVFDLSGRLVQRERDLRGFAEQAARALMRGGDAHDAWVGWAVDVYDPLGRRRMTLPFADVPREGR, encoded by the coding sequence ATGGGGGCCAGACGTTACCGCTTCCACTGCACCGATGGCCGGGACGCGGTCTTCGACCTGAGCGGCCGGCTCGTACAGCGTGAGCGTGACCTGCGGGGCTTCGCCGAGCAGGCGGCCCGCGCGCTGATGCGGGGAGGGGACGCACACGACGCCTGGGTGGGCTGGGCCGTCGACGTCTACGACCCCCTCGGCCGTCGTCGCATGACGCTGCCCTTCGCCGACGTGCCGCGCGAGGGCCGCTGA
- a CDS encoding sigma factor encodes MAAARRGRMPGWPYSEPLLYIRCMVARGGIRVEHRMPFHPDTRSGQRADELGSSPDTKESDWPLPPRAQTCIPESRPRGQPAQVSRGSAGSSQTPDPDLFRDDLLRWLPELRGFANSITATATQAEDLVQETLLRAWQGQDHYRLGSDLKAWVFAMMRKSSSCQTRKAEREVPDVDRLREPPQGKPVRACTLGRAPDREP; translated from the coding sequence ATGGCTGCAGCGCGCCGCGGGCGTATGCCTGGATGGCCATACAGCGAACCCTTATTATATATTCGCTGTATGGTTGCGCGGGGTGGGATCAGGGTCGAGCACCGCATGCCGTTCCATCCGGACACCCGATCAGGGCAACGCGCCGATGAGTTGGGATCGTCGCCTGACACGAAGGAAAGCGACTGGCCACTTCCGCCGCGGGCGCAGACCTGCATTCCGGAAAGCCGCCCGCGCGGTCAGCCCGCGCAGGTTTCTCGGGGGTCCGCGGGGTCGTCACAGACACCTGACCCGGACCTGTTTCGTGACGACCTTCTTCGATGGCTGCCTGAATTGAGAGGATTTGCAAATTCGATCACGGCGACGGCAACGCAGGCTGAAGATCTCGTCCAAGAGACCCTCCTCCGGGCTTGGCAGGGCCAAGATCACTATCGCCTGGGAAGCGACTTGAAGGCATGGGTCTTCGCGATGATGCGGAAAAGCTCCTCCTGTCAGACGCGCAAGGCGGAACGCGAGGTTCCTGACGTCGATCGCCTTCGTGAGCCGCCTCAGGGTAAGCCTGTTCGCGCGTGCACGCTTGGCAGAGCCCCCGATAGGGAGCCTTGA
- a CDS encoding sterol desaturase family protein — translation MELAVSKMSARQRNYRANYRQRVAGWYNGFLHIAIIYTIGLTALYIYISNIKAPTWAELATVPVVFLFCNFFEWWLHRYVMHRPQSNPIGRAVYNRHTLQHHQFFTDHEMRFADHRDYRVTFFPPYALATFTLMSIPGAIVLGNVFTANVGWLFITTTTSIYMIYEFMHFCCHVEDNWFVRNMPFINTNRRHHTAHHDQSIMMERNMNLTFPIMDWLFGTSDLNRGLIGTLFNGYDTRHVRTNMRKTSRTPGAAEPGAMQPAE, via the coding sequence ATGGAACTCGCGGTCTCCAAGATGAGCGCGCGGCAGCGGAATTACAGGGCCAACTACCGGCAGCGCGTCGCAGGCTGGTACAACGGCTTCCTGCACATCGCGATCATCTACACCATCGGCCTGACGGCGCTGTACATCTACATTTCGAACATCAAGGCCCCGACCTGGGCGGAACTCGCCACGGTGCCGGTCGTGTTCCTGTTCTGCAACTTCTTCGAGTGGTGGCTGCACCGCTACGTGATGCACCGCCCGCAGAGCAATCCGATCGGCCGCGCCGTCTACAACCGGCACACGCTCCAGCACCACCAGTTCTTCACCGATCACGAGATGCGCTTCGCCGATCATCGCGACTACCGGGTGACGTTCTTTCCACCCTACGCGCTCGCGACCTTCACGCTGATGTCGATCCCGGGCGCCATCGTGCTCGGCAACGTGTTCACAGCCAACGTCGGCTGGCTGTTCATCACCACGACGACCAGCATCTACATGATCTACGAGTTCATGCACTTCTGCTGCCACGTCGAGGACAACTGGTTCGTCCGGAACATGCCGTTCATCAACACGAATCGTCGGCATCACACCGCGCACCATGACCAATCGATCATGATGGAGCGGAACATGAACCTCACCTTCCCGATCATGGACTGGCTGTTCGGCACCTCGGACCTCAACCGCGGCCTCATCGGCACGCTCTTCAACGGCTACGACACGCGCCACGTGAGGACCAACATGCGCAAGACGTCGCGCACGCCCGGAGCCGCCGAACCCGGCGCAATGCAGCCGGCCGAGTAA
- a CDS encoding amidohydrolase family protein, giving the protein MPGLISDHSHVGIVQGVDVGAQNYTRENILTQLKAYTDRGVTTVMALGLNGAIMPKIRAEAHAGQIPGADLFGVDRGIGVPDGGPPQAMIRVSADQLFRPANAEDGREAVRAMKARGTDMVKLWLDDFGGSVPAKMQPTVYAAVIDEAHRLGLRVAAHVHDLEDARAVTEAGVDVLAHGVRDKPVDADMIALLKAHGTWYIARLPWTRQPSPTPMHPPGRNHRSSRQRSRPP; this is encoded by the coding sequence ATGCCGGGGCTGATCTCCGATCACTCCCACGTGGGCATCGTGCAGGGCGTCGACGTCGGCGCCCAGAACTACACGCGCGAGAACATCCTCACCCAGCTCAAGGCCTACACGGACCGGGGCGTGACCACGGTCATGGCGCTCGGGCTCAACGGCGCGATCATGCCCAAGATCCGCGCCGAGGCGCACGCGGGGCAGATCCCCGGCGCCGACCTGTTCGGGGTCGATCGCGGCATCGGCGTGCCCGACGGGGGACCACCGCAGGCGATGATCCGCGTGAGCGCCGACCAGCTCTTCCGCCCTGCTAACGCCGAAGATGGCCGCGAGGCGGTTCGGGCGATGAAGGCGCGCGGCACCGACATGGTGAAGCTCTGGCTCGACGATTTCGGTGGCTCTGTGCCGGCCAAGATGCAGCCGACCGTCTACGCGGCCGTGATCGACGAGGCCCATCGCCTTGGGCTGCGGGTCGCCGCGCACGTGCACGACCTGGAGGATGCGCGGGCGGTCACCGAGGCCGGTGTGGATGTGCTGGCGCACGGCGTGCGCGACAAGCCGGTCGACGCGGATATGATCGCGCTGCTCAAGGCGCACGGCACCTGGTACATCGCGCGCTTGCCCTGGACGAGGCAACCTTCGCCTACGCCGATGCACCCGCCTGGGCGCAATCACCGTTCGTCCAGACAGCGCTCTCGCCCGCCCTGA
- a CDS encoding amidohydrolase family protein — protein sequence MVHRALALDEATFAYADAPAWAQSPFVQTALSPALKARFDDPAWQRETRASAKAQAARDSLAMNLANLKRLSDAGVRIGFGTDSGAAPERVPGVAEHRELALMVQAGFTPMQALITATSRAADLLDLADRGSLEAGRRADLVILAADPSEDIANSARIVEVWRGGRQQAVASGASP from the coding sequence CTGGTACATCGCGCGCTTGCCCTGGACGAGGCAACCTTCGCCTACGCCGATGCACCCGCCTGGGCGCAATCACCGTTCGTCCAGACAGCGCTCTCGCCCGCCCTGAAAGCCCGTTTCGACGATCCCGCTTGGCAGCGTGAGACGCGCGCGAGCGCCAAGGCGCAGGCCGCCCGCGACTCGCTGGCGATGAACCTGGCCAACCTGAAGCGCCTGTCAGATGCCGGCGTGCGGATCGGGTTCGGGACCGACAGCGGCGCGGCGCCCGAGCGCGTCCCAGGCGTGGCGGAGCATCGCGAGTTGGCGTTGATGGTCCAGGCGGGCTTCACGCCCATGCAGGCCCTGATCACCGCGACGTCACGGGCGGCCGACCTTCTCGATCTCGCCGATCGCGGTAGCTTGGAAGCCGGCCGCCGCGCCGATCTCGTCATCCTGGCTGCAGACCCCTCCGAGGATATCGCCAACAGCGCCCGGATCGTCGAGGTGTGGCGAGGCGGTCGTCAGCAGGCCGTAGCCTCAGGGGCGTCGCCCTGA
- a CDS encoding tyrosine-type recombinase/integrase — MARTVRNAKLDTRSGRAKLTARREPYWTVISAGCAVGYRRGANGGTWIARMRERTKQHYDALGAADDNRDADGLTVFSFAQAQERARVYFARKARELAGFDEEAVEAPWTVATALTNYLAARERRGSKGVRADRYAAEARILPALSALELTALTTKRIRDWHHDLAEAPKLRRTASGEETRRLAAVDPTDPEAVRARRATANRVLTVLKAALNHAFQEGKASSDEAWRRVKPYREADAAKIRYLTAAECRRLLDACGGPFRDLVRGALATGCRYGELGRIRASDFDEQSRTVMIAKSKQAKPRHIALSDEGAAFFAALTAERPRTALVFSRTDGGAWGASHQQRPLIEASARAGLEPPCTFHILRHTYASALAMKGVPMRVIADQLGHADTRVTEKHYAHLTPTYVAESVRHALPALGFGLEAQSTG, encoded by the coding sequence GTGGCTCGCACGGTACGCAACGCCAAGCTCGACACACGTTCGGGGCGCGCCAAGCTCACCGCTCGGCGCGAGCCGTACTGGACGGTGATCTCGGCCGGCTGTGCCGTGGGCTACCGGCGCGGCGCCAATGGCGGCACGTGGATCGCGCGGATGCGCGAAAGAACCAAGCAACACTACGACGCGCTCGGCGCGGCCGACGACAACCGGGATGCCGACGGCCTGACCGTGTTCTCGTTCGCTCAGGCTCAAGAACGGGCACGTGTGTACTTCGCCCGGAAGGCGCGCGAGCTCGCCGGCTTCGATGAGGAGGCGGTTGAAGCCCCCTGGACGGTCGCGACGGCGTTGACCAACTACCTCGCCGCGCGGGAGCGACGAGGCTCAAAAGGCGTGCGGGCCGACCGCTACGCGGCCGAGGCGCGGATCCTGCCGGCCCTCAGCGCGCTCGAATTGACAGCGCTGACAACGAAACGCATTCGCGACTGGCACCATGACCTCGCCGAGGCACCGAAGCTGCGCCGGACCGCGTCTGGGGAAGAAACACGACGTTTGGCCGCGGTTGATCCGACGGACCCTGAAGCCGTGCGGGCGCGGCGCGCGACGGCCAACCGAGTGCTGACGGTCCTGAAAGCCGCGCTCAACCATGCGTTCCAGGAGGGCAAGGCTAGCTCGGACGAGGCGTGGCGCCGAGTGAAGCCCTACCGGGAGGCTGATGCCGCTAAAATCCGCTATCTGACCGCGGCCGAATGCCGGCGCCTGCTCGATGCCTGCGGCGGGCCATTCCGAGATCTCGTGCGCGGCGCACTGGCGACAGGGTGCCGCTACGGCGAGCTCGGGCGGATCCGGGCGTCCGACTTCGACGAGCAGTCGCGCACCGTGATGATCGCCAAGTCGAAGCAGGCCAAGCCGCGTCACATCGCGCTGAGCGATGAAGGGGCCGCCTTTTTCGCCGCGCTCACCGCCGAGCGGCCGAGGACCGCGCTGGTGTTCTCCCGGACGGATGGAGGAGCCTGGGGAGCCTCACACCAGCAGCGGCCGCTGATCGAAGCTTCAGCGCGGGCAGGCCTTGAGCCACCGTGCACGTTTCACATCCTGCGGCACACCTACGCCAGCGCGTTGGCAATGAAGGGCGTGCCGATGCGCGTCATCGCCGACCAGCTAGGGCACGCCGATACGCGCGTCACCGAGAAACACTACGCCCACCTCACGCCGACCTACGTGGCCGAGTCAGTCCGGCATGCGCTTCCGGCGCTCGGCTTCGGCCTAGAGGCGCAATCGACGGGCTAA
- a CDS encoding DUF6504 family protein, giving the protein MRRVVSLWLPTWSTDRLRRGDTSAPPRDKPLVTVIRDAGGRRIAGVCRAARAASLRPGMALAQAQAMVPNLVVVEARPEVDAAALERLALWCLWCTPLAAPDPPDGVWIDVAGSAHLFGGEAALLKRLAARLRGGGYGVRLAVADTPGAAWAVARFASRGASPVVPPGGMAAALAGLPARALRLPPETVAALGEVGLERVAHLAALPRSALGLRFGATVLRRFDEALGHAHEAIAWSAPPALVETRRAFAEPISAPETLERVARELVVVLVRALGARGLGARRLDLAVRRVDGDVRATCVGTAAVTRDPRHLADLLCARLAQIDPGFGIDEAVLSAGHTEPLAAAQHDGLAAEPGAERPPDLAALVDRLAARVGHRRLFRVGPVESRVPERSTRRAPALAPTTGISWPAALERPTYLINPPEPVSALALIPDAPPAAFVWRGVRHRVARADGPERVRGEWWVSDAEMASVRDYYRVETADGARYWLFRDAPMAAGPRWWLQGVFG; this is encoded by the coding sequence ATGAGACGGGTCGTCTCGCTCTGGCTGCCGACTTGGTCGACCGATCGGCTGCGGCGCGGCGACACGAGCGCGCCGCCGCGCGATAAGCCCCTCGTCACCGTGATCCGGGACGCGGGCGGCCGCCGCATCGCGGGCGTCTGCCGAGCCGCGCGCGCCGCCTCGCTGCGGCCGGGCATGGCGCTGGCCCAGGCCCAGGCGATGGTTCCGAATCTCGTCGTGGTCGAAGCGCGGCCCGAAGTGGACGCCGCGGCGCTCGAGCGGCTCGCCCTCTGGTGCCTGTGGTGCACCCCCCTCGCCGCCCCCGATCCGCCGGACGGCGTGTGGATCGACGTCGCGGGCTCGGCGCACCTGTTCGGCGGCGAGGCCGCGCTCCTCAAGCGCCTGGCCGCGCGCCTGCGCGGGGGTGGCTACGGGGTGCGTCTGGCCGTCGCCGATACCCCTGGGGCCGCCTGGGCGGTCGCCCGCTTCGCCTCGCGCGGCGCGAGCCCCGTCGTCCCGCCCGGCGGCATGGCGGCCGCGCTCGCCGGGTTGCCGGCGCGCGCCCTGCGCCTGCCGCCCGAAACCGTGGCGGCGCTCGGTGAGGTCGGACTGGAGCGGGTCGCCCACCTCGCCGCGCTGCCGCGCAGCGCGCTCGGCCTGCGGTTCGGGGCCACGGTGCTGCGCCGCTTCGACGAGGCGCTCGGCCACGCGCACGAGGCGATCGCCTGGAGCGCGCCGCCCGCGCTGGTCGAGACCCGGCGCGCCTTCGCCGAGCCGATCTCGGCGCCCGAGACGCTGGAGCGCGTCGCCCGTGAACTCGTGGTGGTGCTCGTCCGCGCGCTGGGCGCGCGCGGGCTCGGCGCGCGCCGCCTCGATCTCGCGGTGCGCCGCGTCGACGGCGACGTGCGCGCGACCTGCGTCGGCACGGCCGCGGTCACGCGCGACCCGCGCCACCTCGCCGACCTGCTCTGCGCGCGCCTGGCGCAGATCGACCCCGGCTTCGGGATCGACGAAGCGGTGCTGAGCGCCGGGCACACCGAGCCGCTGGCGGCAGCCCAGCACGACGGCTTGGCCGCGGAGCCAGGCGCCGAGCGGCCCCCCGACCTCGCCGCCCTGGTCGACCGCCTCGCCGCGCGCGTCGGGCATCGGCGCCTGTTCCGCGTCGGGCCGGTCGAGAGCCGCGTGCCGGAGCGCTCGACCCGGCGGGCGCCCGCGCTCGCCCCGACGACCGGTATTTCTTGGCCGGCGGCACTCGAGCGACCGACCTACCTGATCAATCCGCCCGAGCCGGTGAGCGCGCTGGCGCTGATACCGGACGCGCCGCCGGCCGCCTTCGTCTGGCGCGGGGTTCGCCACCGCGTCGCGCGCGCCGACGGCCCGGAGCGGGTGCGCGGCGAGTGGTGGGTCTCGGACGCCGAGATGGCCTCGGTGCGCGACTACTACCGCGTCGAGACCGCCGACGGCGCCCGCTACTGGCTGTTTCGCGACGCGCCGATGGCCGCGGGGCCGCGCTGGTGGCTGCAGGGGGTGTTCGGGTGA
- a CDS encoding thiamine pyrophosphate-binding protein: MNQDPASVSSRRSFLRAAAVGAGAAAATAVSQADAATQQNGLPATPEPKVPDAVASRASAPLPNIDFPMTGADVFARTCKAEGLAALFCCPGNYEVIHAIADQGIPAYSGRNEGAMASAADAFIRVTGEVAACSGTEGPGFTNMIGAIAAANSCRTPMLVLASNRDLRGEDSEQGIQMLYQQPLTEGIKKYGKRLILPSRVHEYAAYAFRQLRTGIPGPVHLDFPKEVAVARFRTARDIAYNVEKDRYRTESRPGPAAADIRKAVALIQQAQRPIIVSSTGVFYSRAWDALRAFAEQAQIPVVESGPVRGQFPDNHPLTASDAPSALPSADLVLLVGQYCMPTVGEYAFGPDAKYIRIEPEGGDIGRNLPIDLGIVSDERLALEALAEACPKLAHDPWLNEIATARKAFLAENDRYYGLGRGYTDAVHPAVIGKELADFLYRGDLPPDQTTVVSGGYGIARYTRRWLQANRAGQICNGAYQYGAIGPDVGYAVGVAAAVQSGIGPQAAHKGHPIVCITGDAGFGFTGMEVETLAKYRMPVVIIVYNNNSWGTWYPARNEANRAPLHLFQENLRYDRVAEGLGGHGEYVCTPEAFRPALERAWKVAETESRPTVINCQAKKDFWVKEAYEPGFLGKVEPGVMAYYH; the protein is encoded by the coding sequence ATGAACCAGGATCCTGCCTCGGTCAGTTCGCGGAGAAGCTTCCTCCGCGCTGCGGCAGTCGGGGCGGGAGCCGCTGCCGCGACCGCCGTCTCGCAGGCCGATGCCGCGACCCAGCAGAACGGGCTGCCGGCAACCCCGGAGCCGAAGGTCCCGGACGCGGTAGCCTCTCGCGCCTCAGCCCCCCTCCCGAACATCGACTTCCCGATGACCGGGGCGGACGTGTTCGCGCGCACCTGCAAGGCTGAAGGCTTGGCCGCCCTGTTCTGCTGCCCCGGCAACTATGAAGTCATTCACGCCATCGCCGACCAGGGCATCCCCGCCTATTCGGGCCGCAACGAGGGCGCGATGGCCAGTGCCGCGGACGCCTTCATCCGGGTGACCGGCGAAGTCGCCGCCTGCTCAGGCACCGAGGGGCCAGGCTTCACCAACATGATCGGCGCCATCGCCGCCGCCAACTCCTGCCGCACGCCCATGCTCGTGCTCGCCAGCAACCGCGACCTGCGCGGCGAGGATTCCGAGCAGGGCATCCAGATGCTGTACCAGCAGCCGCTCACGGAAGGGATCAAGAAGTACGGCAAGCGCCTGATCCTGCCGTCCCGGGTACACGAGTACGCGGCCTATGCGTTCCGCCAGTTGCGCACGGGCATCCCGGGACCGGTGCACCTGGACTTCCCGAAGGAGGTCGCCGTCGCCCGGTTCCGGACGGCCCGGGACATCGCCTACAACGTGGAGAAGGATCGCTATCGCACCGAGAGCCGGCCCGGACCGGCCGCCGCCGACATCCGCAAGGCGGTAGCGCTGATCCAGCAGGCGCAGCGGCCGATCATCGTGTCCTCCACTGGCGTGTTCTACAGCCGGGCCTGGGATGCCTTGCGCGCCTTCGCCGAACAGGCGCAGATCCCGGTCGTCGAATCCGGCCCGGTGCGCGGGCAATTCCCCGACAACCATCCCCTGACCGCGAGCGATGCGCCGAGCGCGCTGCCCAGCGCCGACCTGGTGCTTCTCGTCGGCCAGTACTGCATGCCGACGGTGGGCGAGTACGCCTTCGGGCCGGACGCCAAGTACATCCGCATCGAGCCCGAGGGCGGGGACATCGGCCGCAACCTGCCGATCGACCTCGGCATCGTGAGCGACGAGCGCTTGGCGCTCGAGGCCCTGGCGGAGGCCTGTCCCAAGCTGGCCCACGACCCGTGGCTGAACGAGATCGCCACAGCTCGCAAGGCGTTCCTCGCGGAGAATGACCGGTACTACGGGCTCGGACGCGGCTACACCGATGCCGTCCATCCGGCGGTGATCGGCAAGGAGTTGGCCGACTTCCTGTACCGCGGCGACCTCCCGCCCGATCAGACGACCGTGGTCTCGGGCGGCTACGGCATCGCCCGCTACACCCGCCGCTGGCTGCAGGCCAATCGCGCCGGACAGATCTGCAACGGGGCCTACCAGTACGGGGCGATCGGACCGGACGTCGGCTATGCCGTGGGCGTCGCCGCGGCCGTCCAGAGCGGCATCGGTCCGCAGGCTGCCCACAAGGGGCACCCGATCGTCTGCATCACGGGCGACGCCGGCTTCGGCTTCACCGGGATGGAGGTCGAGACCCTGGCGAAGTACCGGATGCCGGTGGTGATCATCGTCTACAACAACAATTCCTGGGGTACGTGGTACCCGGCCCGCAACGAGGCGAACCGCGCGCCCCTGCACCTGTTTCAGGAGAACCTGCGCTACGACCGGGTCGCCGAGGGCCTCGGCGGGCACGGCGAGTACGTGTGCACCCCCGAGGCGTTCCGTCCGGCTCTGGAACGCGCCTGGAAGGTGGCCGAGACCGAGAGCCGGCCGACCGTGATCAACTGCCAGGCCAAGAAGGACTTCTGGGTCAAGGAGGCCTACGAGCCCGGCTTCCTCGGCAAGGTCGAGCCGGGCGTGATGGCCTATTATCACTGA
- a CDS encoding MFS transporter yields MVGQIAIPAGDVLPERATTGSPARVAAGSSAVIAARLERLPMTGFQRNIFLIIATAWFFDSIDLGSLTFLLGSIKTEFGLSTAQAGLLSSMSFIGMFAGAALSGMLADRFGRKLVFQISMVFWGLGSAWCAYAPDATMLGYARLLLGFGMGMEFPVALAIVSEFLPTDKRGRYLAIMEGFWPLGFIAAGCLSYVLLSYFDWRAVFLAQAVPALFLFVIRFLVPESPRWLADRGRHDEADRVMATIETKVAARLDGRALSEPKVLPEQAQGERRFSFLELWSPGYASRTVMIWLTWFFALLGFYGLTTWLGALLQDAGYSVAKSVTYTILISLAGVPGFIASAILVERWGRKPTAVLMLLGSAVAAYLYGHSPNFTWLIAFGLMMQFFLFGMWSVLYAYTPELYPTRARATGAGCASAVGRVGSLIGPYVIGLILPTLGHGGVFALGAGSFVIAAASVGILGIETKGRSLEAISH; encoded by the coding sequence ATGGTAGGGCAAATCGCGATACCCGCCGGCGACGTGCTGCCGGAACGCGCTACGACCGGCTCCCCCGCCCGCGTTGCGGCCGGGTCGAGCGCGGTGATCGCGGCGCGCCTCGAGCGCCTGCCGATGACCGGCTTCCAGCGCAATATCTTTCTCATCATCGCGACCGCCTGGTTCTTCGACTCGATCGACCTCGGCTCGCTCACCTTCCTTCTCGGCTCGATCAAGACGGAGTTCGGGCTCTCGACCGCCCAGGCCGGGCTCCTGTCGAGCATGAGCTTCATCGGCATGTTCGCCGGCGCGGCGCTCTCCGGGATGCTCGCCGACCGCTTTGGCCGGAAGCTTGTCTTCCAGATCAGCATGGTGTTCTGGGGCCTGGGCAGCGCGTGGTGCGCCTACGCGCCCGACGCGACCATGCTCGGCTACGCCCGCCTGCTCCTCGGGTTCGGCATGGGCATGGAGTTCCCGGTGGCCCTGGCCATCGTCTCCGAGTTCCTGCCGACGGATAAGCGCGGCCGCTACCTTGCCATCATGGAGGGCTTCTGGCCGCTGGGCTTCATCGCGGCGGGCTGCCTCAGCTACGTCCTGTTGAGCTATTTCGATTGGCGGGCGGTCTTCCTGGCGCAGGCCGTGCCGGCCCTGTTCCTGTTCGTGATCCGTTTCCTGGTGCCGGAGTCGCCGCGCTGGCTCGCGGACCGCGGGCGGCACGACGAGGCCGACCGCGTGATGGCGACCATCGAGACGAAGGTGGCCGCGCGACTCGACGGCCGGGCGCTGTCCGAGCCGAAGGTCCTGCCCGAGCAGGCTCAGGGCGAGCGTCGCTTCTCGTTCCTTGAACTCTGGAGCCCGGGCTACGCCAGCCGCACGGTCATGATCTGGCTGACGTGGTTCTTCGCGCTGCTGGGCTTCTACGGACTTACCACCTGGCTCGGAGCCCTGCTGCAGGATGCAGGCTACAGCGTCGCCAAGTCAGTGACCTACACGATCCTGATCTCGCTCGCAGGCGTGCCGGGCTTCATCGCCTCGGCCATCCTCGTCGAACGCTGGGGCCGCAAGCCGACCGCCGTCCTGATGCTGCTGGGCAGCGCCGTGGCGGCCTACCTCTACGGCCATTCGCCGAACTTCACCTGGCTGATCGCCTTCGGGCTGATGATGCAGTTCTTCCTGTTCGGCATGTGGTCTGTGCTCTACGCCTACACGCCCGAGCTCTACCCGACCCGTGCACGCGCGACCGGGGCCGGCTGCGCCTCGGCCGTCGGCCGCGTCGGCTCGCTGATCGGCCCCTACGTCATCGGGCTCATCCTGCCCACGCTCGGCCACGGCGGCGTGTTCGCCTTGGGCGCCGGGTCGTTCGTCATCGCCGCGGCGAGCGTCGGCATCCTCGGCATCGAGACCAAGGGCAGATCCCTGGAGGCGATCTCGCACTGA